The proteins below are encoded in one region of Acidimicrobiales bacterium:
- a CDS encoding S1 family peptidase — protein sequence MLRKKTILTSLAVAALAVSVGIAPAHGSEKNDGPGGQASDSVLPAEAAAAQAAPRAARGAEAALSALQANIGRWVAANGPKHTFASYFDATTGRIVLKTDAPGHVVASLVGTNAGLVDTSATDISDLATRKADTTPYWGGAGITKTTGTPWCSSGFTVVNAYGTRSMITAGHCFSNGTTVRTELGGLYMGTVSGNGLPYRDMERISGSSYAGRIYSGGTNSSTSLPVHGAGDPVVGYTNYCHSGRTTGENCGHKVISTSAQVCTSSGCKSPVIAFQNGFLPQGGDSGSPFYVGDSAGGVHIRGMIIAGDGTTEYAEKWSRISSNFAVSIVTG from the coding sequence ATGCTCCGCAAGAAGACCATCCTCACGTCCCTCGCCGTTGCCGCCCTGGCTGTGTCCGTGGGGATCGCACCGGCTCACGGCAGCGAGAAGAACGACGGCCCCGGTGGCCAGGCGAGCGACAGCGTGCTCCCCGCCGAAGCCGCCGCCGCCCAGGCCGCCCCTCGCGCCGCCCGCGGTGCCGAGGCCGCCCTGAGCGCCCTGCAGGCCAACATCGGCCGTTGGGTCGCCGCCAACGGGCCCAAGCACACCTTCGCCAGCTACTTCGACGCGACCACCGGCCGGATCGTTCTGAAGACCGATGCGCCGGGCCACGTGGTGGCGTCGCTCGTCGGCACCAACGCCGGGCTGGTCGACACGAGCGCCACCGACATCTCCGACCTGGCCACCCGCAAGGCCGACACGACCCCGTACTGGGGCGGGGCCGGCATCACCAAGACCACCGGCACCCCGTGGTGCTCGAGCGGCTTCACCGTGGTCAACGCGTACGGCACCCGGTCGATGATCACCGCCGGCCACTGCTTCAGCAACGGGACGACGGTCAGGACCGAGCTCGGCGGCCTGTACATGGGCACGGTCAGCGGCAACGGCCTGCCCTACAGGGACATGGAGCGCATCAGCGGCTCGTCGTACGCCGGCCGCATCTACTCCGGGGGCACGAACAGCTCGACCTCGCTGCCCGTCCACGGTGCGGGCGACCCCGTCGTCGGCTACACCAACTACTGCCACAGTGGCCGCACGACGGGGGAGAACTGCGGGCACAAGGTGATCAGCACCTCGGCCCAGGTCTGCACCTCGAGCGGTTGCAAGTCGCCGGTGATCGCCTTCCAGAACGGTTTCCTGCCGCAGGGCGGCGACTCGGGCTCGCCCTTCTACGTGGGCGACAGCGCGGGCGGCGTGCACATCCGGGGCATGATCATCGCCGGTGACGGCACCACGGAGTACGCGGAGAAGTGGAGCCGGATCTCGTCGAACTTCGCCGTCTCCATCGTGACGGGCTGA
- a CDS encoding glycine--tRNA ligase: MAEPSPELMETIVNLCKRRGFVFPSSEIYGGFRSTYDYGPLGALMLRNVKDAWWRSMVQLRDDVVGIDAAILSSPKVWEASGHLANFTDPLVDCRSCKERWRADHIEGTCPNCGSTDLTEARAFNMMFQTFVGPVQEGANIAYFRPETAQGMFVNFLNVLNTSRKRPPFGIAQTGKSFRNEITPGNFVFRTREFEQMELEFFVPPSEAETWFDYWTTERMNWYLDLGIPADWLRLRPHDKEELSHYSSATSDVEFRYPWGWGELEGIANRGDFDLSAHAAASGERLEYFDQGTNERYVPHVIEPAAGATRAMMAFLLAAYDTDVVNDETRTVLRLDPRLAPYKVAVLPLSKKDTLTPTAREVLVRLQPHWMVDYDETQAIGRRYRRQDEIGTPLCVTVDFDTLDDKAVTIRDRDTLEQVRVPIDELVDTLRSRLGF, encoded by the coding sequence ATGGCCGAACCGTCGCCCGAGCTGATGGAGACGATCGTCAACCTGTGCAAGCGCAGGGGGTTCGTGTTCCCCTCGAGCGAGATCTACGGCGGCTTCCGGTCCACCTACGACTACGGACCGCTCGGGGCGCTCATGCTCCGCAACGTGAAGGACGCATGGTGGCGCTCCATGGTCCAGCTGCGCGACGACGTGGTGGGCATCGACGCCGCCATCCTGTCGAGCCCGAAGGTGTGGGAGGCCTCGGGCCACCTGGCCAACTTCACCGACCCGCTGGTCGACTGCCGCAGCTGCAAGGAGCGCTGGCGCGCCGACCACATCGAGGGAACGTGCCCCAACTGCGGCTCGACCGATCTCACCGAGGCGCGGGCGTTCAACATGATGTTCCAGACCTTCGTCGGCCCGGTGCAGGAGGGCGCCAACATCGCCTACTTCCGGCCCGAGACGGCCCAGGGCATGTTCGTGAACTTCCTGAACGTGCTGAACACGTCGCGCAAGAGGCCGCCGTTCGGGATCGCCCAGACGGGGAAGTCCTTCCGCAACGAGATCACGCCCGGCAACTTCGTGTTCCGTACCCGGGAGTTCGAGCAGATGGAGCTCGAGTTCTTCGTCCCGCCGTCGGAGGCGGAGACGTGGTTCGACTACTGGACGACCGAGCGGATGAACTGGTACCTCGACCTCGGCATCCCCGCGGACTGGCTGCGCCTGCGCCCGCACGACAAGGAGGAGCTGTCCCATTACTCCTCGGCCACCTCCGACGTGGAGTTCCGCTATCCGTGGGGCTGGGGGGAGCTGGAGGGCATCGCCAACCGGGGTGACTTCGACCTCAGCGCGCACGCAGCGGCGTCGGGTGAGCGACTCGAGTACTTCGACCAGGGCACCAACGAGCGGTACGTGCCCCACGTCATCGAGCCGGCGGCCGGGGCGACGCGGGCCATGATGGCCTTCCTCCTCGCCGCATACGACACCGACGTTGTGAACGACGAGACCCGCACCGTGCTCCGTCTCGACCCGAGGCTCGCTCCGTACAAGGTCGCCGTTCTGCCGCTGTCCAAGAAGGACACCCTCACGCCGACCGCCCGGGAGGTGCTCGTACGGCTGCAGCCCCACTGGATGGTCGACTACGACGAGACCCAGGCGATCGGGCGCCGCTACCGCCGCCAGGACGAGATCGGCACGCCGCTGTGCGTCACCGTCGATTTCGACACCCTCGACGACAAGGCCGTCACCATCCGCGACCGCGACACCCTCGAGCAGGTCCGCGTGCCCATCGACGAGCTCGTCGACACGCTGCGGTCCCGCCTGGGCTTCTGA
- the recO gene encoding DNA repair protein RecO — translation MALYRDQGVVLRTMRLGEADRIVTIVTRGHGKVRAVAKGVRKTKSRFGARLEPLSHVSLLLYEGRELDIVSQAESLDHFRVIRDDLDRMGRAASMLEAVDQVAQEREPSPRLYQLLVGGLRAVAANGTPLVLAAFFWKLLSLEGAHPLLERCATCGADDGLEAFDMAEGGVLCRSCRRGSPLSPAALELLRRILGGGLAEALNEPPGPAAVELEHLANRSLEYHLERRLKSLGVLDGTAAASLAARRWAGAWQRSSG, via the coding sequence ATGGCGCTGTACCGGGATCAGGGGGTGGTGCTGCGCACCATGCGGCTCGGCGAGGCCGACCGCATCGTCACCATCGTCACCCGGGGTCACGGCAAGGTGCGGGCGGTGGCGAAAGGTGTTCGCAAGACGAAGAGCCGCTTCGGGGCACGGCTCGAGCCATTGAGCCACGTCAGCCTGCTGCTCTACGAGGGCCGGGAGCTCGACATCGTGAGCCAGGCGGAGTCGCTCGACCACTTCCGTGTCATCCGCGACGACCTCGACCGCATGGGCCGGGCTGCGTCGATGCTGGAGGCGGTCGACCAGGTGGCCCAGGAGCGGGAGCCGTCGCCCCGGCTCTACCAGCTGCTCGTCGGCGGGCTGCGGGCGGTTGCCGCCAACGGCACGCCCCTCGTCCTGGCTGCCTTCTTCTGGAAGCTCCTGTCGCTGGAGGGCGCCCACCCCCTGCTCGAGCGCTGCGCCACGTGCGGGGCGGACGACGGGCTCGAGGCGTTCGACATGGCGGAGGGCGGTGTCCTGTGCCGCTCCTGCCGCCGCGGCTCGCCGCTCAGCCCGGCCGCGCTCGAACTCCTTCGCCGCATCCTCGGCGGCGGCCTCGCCGAGGCGCTCAACGAGCCGCCCGGCCCGGCCGCCGTCGAGCTCGAGCACCTGGCCAACCGCTCGCTCGAGTACCACCTCGAGCGCCGGTTGAAGTCGCTCGGGGTGCTCGACGGCACCGCCGCCGCGTCGTTGGCGGCACGCCGCTGGGCGGGCGCGTGGCAGCGCAGCTCTGGCTGA
- the uppS gene encoding polyprenyl diphosphate synthase, with protein sequence MELDGIDPRRVPVHIGVVMDGNGRWAGKRGLPRTEGHGAGEEALFDAVEGALDLGTRWLTVYAFSTENWKRPVDEVRYLMKFNESLLLRRRDELNERGVRIRFAGRRDWRVPRRLIRRMDEALDLTAGNRTMTLTIAFNYGGRAEIVDAVRRLVADRVPADRVDEKAIRSRMYLPDMPDPDLVVRTSGEFRISNFLLWELAYSELVFTDVLWPDFRRENLFEAVREFQRRDRRFGGLDV encoded by the coding sequence GTGGAGCTCGACGGCATCGACCCGAGGCGGGTGCCGGTCCACATCGGTGTGGTCATGGACGGCAACGGCCGGTGGGCCGGCAAGCGGGGCCTCCCCCGCACCGAAGGGCACGGAGCGGGGGAGGAGGCGCTGTTCGACGCGGTGGAGGGAGCCCTCGACCTCGGCACCCGGTGGCTCACCGTCTACGCCTTCTCGACGGAGAACTGGAAGCGGCCCGTGGACGAGGTGCGCTACCTCATGAAGTTCAACGAGTCGCTCCTCCTCCGCCGTCGCGACGAGCTGAACGAGCGGGGCGTGCGGATCCGCTTCGCCGGCCGGCGGGACTGGCGGGTCCCGCGGCGCCTCATCCGGCGCATGGACGAGGCGCTCGACCTCACGGCCGGCAACCGCACCATGACGCTCACCATCGCCTTCAACTACGGCGGCAGGGCCGAGATCGTCGATGCGGTGCGCCGGCTGGTCGCCGACCGCGTGCCGGCCGACCGGGTCGACGAGAAGGCCATCCGCTCGCGCATGTACCTGCCGGACATGCCCGACCCGGACCTGGTCGTCCGCACGTCGGGCGAGTTCCGCATCTCCAACTTCCTCCTGTGGGAGCTGGCCTACAGCGAGCTGGTGTTCACCGACGTGCTGTGGCCCGACTTCCGCCGCGAGAACCTGTTCGAAGCCGTCCGCGAGTTCCAGCGCCGGGACCGCCGCTTCGGCGGCCTCGACGTCTGA
- a CDS encoding YihY/virulence factor BrkB family protein — protein sequence MLERLLCPLARRWAWVETGLRVQKRYDEVHGGYLGSAVTLSAFLSLFPLLLAVVGVLGVVSSNAADLPGTVISKLGIEDPTTTKLLRDAFATAEDSGKAASVIGVLGLLWSGLGLVAALQFTFDSVWQAPGRGLKDKLFGLGWLVGAGLLFVVSFAVTFLLGRLPGPAWPFAILGNFLVAVPLWMWTFQVLTNRDVGWKHLVPGAVLGAVGLQLLQTLGGIYVPKMVSSSSALYGTLGIVFAILAWLLFFGRLLVYAATLNVVRWEEEHGTVTAEIEIPKMPGDVPLNATRAGEAQPV from the coding sequence GTGCTCGAACGTCTCCTCTGCCCGCTGGCCAGGCGCTGGGCGTGGGTCGAGACCGGTCTGCGGGTGCAGAAGCGCTATGACGAGGTGCACGGCGGGTATCTCGGCTCGGCCGTCACGTTGAGCGCCTTCCTCTCCCTGTTCCCGTTGCTGCTGGCGGTGGTGGGCGTGCTCGGCGTGGTCTCGAGCAACGCGGCCGACCTGCCGGGCACAGTGATCTCGAAGCTCGGGATCGAGGACCCCACCACCACCAAGCTCCTGCGCGACGCCTTCGCGACGGCCGAGGACAGCGGCAAGGCGGCGTCGGTGATCGGCGTCCTCGGTCTGCTGTGGTCGGGACTCGGCCTCGTGGCGGCACTGCAGTTCACGTTCGACTCGGTGTGGCAGGCGCCCGGCCGCGGCCTCAAGGACAAGCTGTTCGGGTTGGGCTGGCTGGTGGGCGCCGGACTCCTGTTCGTCGTCTCCTTCGCGGTGACGTTCCTGCTCGGCCGGCTGCCGGGTCCGGCCTGGCCGTTCGCCATCCTCGGCAACTTCCTCGTCGCCGTACCTCTGTGGATGTGGACGTTCCAGGTGCTCACCAACCGCGACGTCGGATGGAAGCACCTCGTTCCCGGCGCCGTCCTCGGCGCCGTGGGCCTCCAGCTGCTCCAGACCCTCGGCGGCATCTACGTGCCGAAGATGGTGAGCTCGTCGTCGGCGCTCTACGGCACGCTCGGCATCGTCTTCGCCATCCTGGCCTGGCTGCTGTTCTTCGGTCGGCTGCTCGTCTACGCCGCGACCCTGAACGTCGTGCGCTGGGAGGAGGAGCACGGCACCGTCACGGCGGAGATCGAGATACCGAAGATGCCGGGCGACGTGCCGCTGAACGCCACCCGCGCCGGAGAGGCGCAGCCGGTATAG
- the aroC gene encoding chorismate synthase has protein sequence MGGSTFGEAFRVTTFGESHGPAVGAVVDGCPPRLAIDVKEIQRDLDRRRPGQSHLTTQRQEDDRAEILSGVFEGLTLGTPIGLLVRNQDARSGAYEAMRDVYRPSHADYTTEAKYGVRDWRGGGRASARETTARVAAGAVARKLLAEAAGVEVLAWVDAVHAISASVDADTVTAEAVEATPVRCPDPEAAAAMTAAVEQARRDGDSLGGVVSCVARNVPAGLGEPVFDKVEADLAKAMLSLPAAKGFEIGSGFAGTLLTGLAHNDPFVPGPGGRPTTSSNRSGGVQGGITNGAAVVVRVAFKPTATIASAQQTVDREGNAVTLAARGRHDPCVLPRAVPIVEAMACLVLADHWLRQRAVRG, from the coding sequence ATGGGCGGCAGCACCTTCGGCGAGGCGTTCCGCGTGACGACCTTCGGCGAGTCGCACGGACCCGCGGTGGGCGCCGTCGTCGACGGGTGCCCGCCCCGCCTGGCCATCGACGTCAAGGAGATCCAGCGCGATCTCGACCGCCGGCGGCCGGGACAGAGCCACCTCACGACCCAGCGCCAGGAGGACGACCGGGCCGAGATCCTGTCGGGCGTGTTCGAGGGCCTCACGCTCGGGACGCCGATCGGCCTGCTGGTCCGCAACCAGGACGCCCGGTCGGGCGCCTACGAAGCCATGCGCGACGTGTACCGGCCGTCCCACGCCGACTACACGACGGAGGCCAAGTACGGCGTGCGCGACTGGCGTGGCGGCGGCCGGGCCAGTGCCCGCGAGACGACGGCCCGGGTGGCCGCCGGTGCGGTGGCCCGCAAGCTGCTGGCCGAGGCGGCGGGCGTGGAGGTGCTGGCGTGGGTCGACGCCGTGCACGCCATCAGCGCCTCCGTCGACGCCGACACGGTGACGGCAGAGGCAGTGGAGGCCACGCCGGTCCGCTGCCCCGACCCCGAGGCGGCCGCGGCCATGACGGCGGCCGTCGAGCAGGCGCGGCGCGACGGCGACTCGCTCGGCGGCGTGGTGTCGTGCGTCGCCCGCAACGTGCCCGCCGGGCTGGGTGAGCCGGTGTTCGACAAGGTGGAGGCCGACCTGGCCAAGGCCATGCTGTCGCTCCCGGCCGCCAAGGGCTTCGAGATCGGCAGCGGCTTCGCCGGCACGCTGCTCACCGGCCTGGCCCACAACGACCCGTTCGTTCCCGGACCCGGCGGGCGGCCCACCACGTCGTCCAACCGCTCGGGTGGCGTGCAGGGTGGCATCACCAATGGCGCCGCCGTCGTCGTCCGGGTCGCCTTCAAGCCGACTGCCACCATCGCGTCCGCCCAGCAGACCGTCGACCGGGAGGGCAACGCCGTCACGCTGGCCGCCCGGGGCCGGCACGACCCGTGCGTCCTGCCCCGGGCCGTACCGATCGTCGAGGCCATGGCCTGCCTGGTGCTGGCCGACCACTGGCTGCGCCAGCGGGCGGTGCGGGGATGA
- a CDS encoding methionyl aminopeptidase, with product MSLVKSNDPCWCGSGRKFKRCHRAATEPVRPGRVGPRRLVPDGIGRPSYADTGVVDRWAEPTVKSADVVERMRRAGREAADALAVVAAAARPGVTTDALDELCHAEALRRNAYPSPLNYEGSVQPFPKSLCTSVNEVICHGIPDDRALVDGDIVSLDVTLFLDGVHGDTCVTVAVGDIDPASRRLITVTRDCLARAIDAVAPGRPLNAIGKVIQDHAQGAGFGVVRQFVGHGVGEMFHSGFYVPHYFDATRTEPLEPGMTFTIEPMITMGAWRARMWDDGWTAVTADGRRAAQFEHTLLVTDDGAEILTTPSDTATHPYWA from the coding sequence ATGAGCCTGGTGAAATCGAACGACCCGTGCTGGTGCGGCAGCGGCCGCAAGTTCAAGCGCTGCCACCGGGCCGCCACCGAACCCGTACGACCGGGCCGTGTCGGGCCCCGGCGCCTGGTGCCCGACGGCATCGGGCGGCCGTCCTACGCCGACACGGGGGTCGTCGACCGCTGGGCCGAGCCCACGGTGAAGTCCGCCGACGTGGTCGAGCGCATGCGGCGGGCCGGCCGGGAGGCGGCCGACGCGCTGGCCGTCGTGGCCGCCGCCGCCCGGCCGGGGGTCACCACCGACGCCCTCGACGAGCTCTGTCACGCCGAGGCGCTACGCCGCAACGCCTATCCGAGCCCTCTCAACTACGAGGGGTCGGTGCAGCCGTTCCCGAAGTCGCTGTGCACCTCGGTGAACGAGGTGATCTGCCACGGGATCCCCGACGACCGCGCCCTGGTCGACGGCGACATCGTCAGCCTCGACGTCACCCTCTTCCTCGACGGCGTGCACGGCGACACGTGCGTCACCGTCGCGGTCGGCGACATCGACCCCGCCTCACGGCGCCTCATCACCGTCACGCGGGACTGCCTGGCCCGCGCCATCGACGCAGTGGCGCCGGGCCGGCCGCTCAACGCCATCGGCAAGGTCATCCAGGACCACGCGCAGGGTGCTGGGTTCGGCGTGGTGCGCCAGTTCGTCGGCCATGGGGTCGGCGAGATGTTCCACAGCGGGTTCTACGTGCCGCACTACTTCGACGCCACCCGGACCGAGCCGCTGGAGCCGGGCATGACCTTCACCATCGAGCCCATGATCACGATGGGCGCCTGGCGGGCTCGCATGTGGGACGACGGCTGGACGGCCGTCACCGCCGACGGTCGCCGGGCCGCCCAGTTCGAGCACACCCTCCTCGTCACCGACGACGGGGCGGAGATCCTCACCACCCCGAGCGACACCGCGACCCATCCCTACTGGGCCTGA
- a CDS encoding DUF480 domain-containing protein, which yields MDLTPPAARIVGALIEKQLTTPQQYPLTLNALLAACNQTSSRNPVVSYDERLVDTTLAGLKSRGLVRFVHPSHGRSVTRYRQVLEEVLRLETPELALLAVLLLRGPQTAGELRIRTERMADFADPRQVEDVLETLAGREEPLVARLGREPGRREERWVQLLAPDTSEDSSDRTERPERLERAAGHAGPGGDDGPFSPPSPAAPPLASQVAVLQAEVAALRRDLDDLIARLGS from the coding sequence ATGGACCTCACGCCACCGGCCGCCAGGATCGTCGGCGCGCTCATCGAGAAGCAGCTCACCACACCCCAGCAGTATCCGCTGACGCTGAACGCGCTCCTGGCCGCCTGCAACCAGACGTCGAGCCGCAACCCCGTCGTGTCCTACGACGAGCGCCTGGTGGACACCACGCTGGCGGGTCTCAAGAGTCGCGGCCTGGTGCGCTTCGTGCACCCGTCCCACGGGCGGTCGGTCACCCGTTACCGCCAGGTGCTCGAGGAGGTCCTGCGCCTCGAGACGCCGGAGCTGGCCCTGCTGGCCGTGTTGCTGCTTCGTGGCCCGCAGACGGCCGGCGAGCTGCGGATCCGCACCGAGCGGATGGCCGACTTCGCCGATCCCCGGCAGGTGGAGGACGTGCTGGAGACGCTGGCCGGGCGCGAGGAGCCCCTGGTCGCGCGCCTGGGCCGGGAGCCTGGACGCCGGGAGGAGCGGTGGGTCCAGCTCCTCGCCCCCGACACGTCGGAGGACTCGTCGGACCGCACCGAACGCCCGGAGCGACTGGAGCGCGCCGCAGGCCACGCCGGGCCGGGCGGCGACGATGGGCCGTTCTCGCCGCCCTCGCCGGCCGCCCCGCCACTGGCGTCGCAGGTGGCGGTCCTGCAGGCCGAGGTGGCCGCCCTGCGCCGCGACCTCGACGACCTGATCGCCCGCCTCGGGTCCTGA
- a CDS encoding DUF5995 family protein translates to MNAPPAATGSVQGVLDALDEVIATAVRRKDRAGYFAAMYRQVTAKVAEGIAEGFFDDAERMERLDVVFATRYLAALGEYQSGRPTTRSWELAFDATASARPLIVQHLLAGMNAHINLDLGIAAATTAPGRDLSTLRKDFDRINEVLALLIGGIEGDIADVSPWIWLLDKIGGRHDDEVVRFSIEVARTEAWRFAVELAPLAPGDWPGAISARDAGVARVGRRILDPGLLGAGLLVIRARESNDVPRVIRALTGVTVPSLPQVERRVRLARSEPPGPA, encoded by the coding sequence ATGAACGCGCCGCCGGCCGCAACGGGCTCCGTGCAGGGTGTGCTCGACGCCCTCGACGAGGTCATCGCCACGGCCGTGCGCCGCAAGGACCGGGCCGGATACTTCGCCGCCATGTACCGCCAGGTGACCGCCAAGGTGGCCGAGGGCATCGCCGAGGGGTTCTTCGACGACGCCGAGCGCATGGAGCGCCTCGACGTCGTCTTCGCCACCCGGTACCTGGCGGCCCTGGGCGAGTACCAGTCTGGCCGGCCGACGACCCGCTCGTGGGAGCTCGCCTTCGACGCCACGGCCAGCGCCCGGCCGCTCATCGTCCAGCACCTGCTCGCCGGCATGAACGCCCACATCAATCTCGATCTCGGAATCGCCGCCGCCACCACCGCCCCCGGCCGCGACCTTTCCACCCTGCGCAAGGACTTCGACCGCATCAACGAGGTGCTGGCCCTGCTGATCGGCGGGATCGAAGGGGACATCGCGGACGTGTCGCCCTGGATCTGGTTGCTCGACAAGATCGGTGGCCGCCACGACGACGAGGTCGTGCGCTTCAGCATCGAAGTGGCTCGGACCGAGGCTTGGCGCTTCGCCGTGGAGCTCGCCCCGCTCGCCCCCGGCGACTGGCCGGGCGCCATCTCGGCGCGCGACGCCGGCGTGGCGCGGGTGGGGCGGCGCATCCTCGATCCTGGTCTGCTCGGCGCGGGCCTGCTCGTGATCCGGGCGCGGGAGAGCAACGACGTTCCCCGGGTCATCCGCGCGCTCACCGGCGTGACCGTGCCGAGCCTGCCACAGGTGGAGCGTCGCGTCCGTCTGGCCCGCAGCGAGCCGCCCGGCCCGGCCTAG
- a CDS encoding YegP family protein, with protein MPGKFVVKKGSTGKFRFSLLSTNGQVVATSEAYNSKASAMNGIKSVRSLAGDAVLEDQTTKEWAAGADARKAAATAKTAKKRAAKKAAPAKKAAKS; from the coding sequence ATGCCAGGAAAGTTCGTGGTCAAGAAGGGCTCCACCGGGAAGTTCCGCTTCTCGCTGTTGTCCACCAACGGCCAGGTCGTGGCCACCAGCGAGGCCTACAACTCGAAGGCATCTGCCATGAACGGCATCAAGTCGGTCCGCTCGCTGGCGGGCGACGCCGTCCTCGAGGACCAGACCACCAAGGAGTGGGCGGCGGGGGCCGACGCCCGCAAGGCGGCGGCTACGGCCAAGACGGCAAAGAAGCGGGCAGCCAAGAAGGCGGCGCCCGCCAAGAAGGCCGCCAAGTCCTGA
- a CDS encoding VOC family protein, giving the protein MFLSLDFVYVPTDDVDGAVTLYTGVLGGALRWKVRGMGTTVACVTLDDDGPAILLSGHLHGVAPILVHRVADYAATVAALRAGGVDDIRELEIPHGPCASFGLPDGQRAAVYQLVRPEAASSFDGRVDE; this is encoded by the coding sequence GTGTTCCTCTCCCTCGACTTCGTGTACGTCCCGACCGACGACGTCGACGGGGCCGTCACGCTGTACACCGGCGTGCTGGGCGGAGCGTTGCGCTGGAAGGTCCGCGGCATGGGGACGACGGTCGCCTGCGTCACGCTCGACGACGACGGGCCGGCCATCCTGCTGTCGGGCCATCTGCACGGTGTCGCGCCCATCCTCGTGCACCGGGTCGCCGACTACGCCGCCACCGTCGCCGCGCTCCGGGCGGGCGGCGTCGACGACATCCGCGAGCTGGAGATCCCCCACGGGCCGTGCGCCAGCTTCGGGCTCCCGGACGGACAGCGGGCGGCGGTCTACCAGCTCGTCCGCCCCGAGGCGGCTTCCTCCTTCGACGGCCGCGTCGACGAGTGA